A genomic window from Labrus bergylta chromosome 7, fLabBer1.1, whole genome shotgun sequence includes:
- the ric3b gene encoding protein RIC-3b, with translation MYEDRHQPAPVRLLSSHRKPYSKKKPPPILQHSKTNSSPVAMAMSTFQKVTLATCLLLCVALLLPKMLLSRGRKDAAEGSGHLPPMMHRQLAPDGRGQKAAGSGFSRAHNTEAIARAKGAGTGAGTGGKSNLAGQIIPVYGFGILLYILYILFKITSKGNNKPCESRFPSVRSENTKRKITDFELAQLQDRLQETELVMENIVSNVQHSPDRVKGVMADQEESLLQQLTEITRVMQEGKMVDDVAPQKKNQDDWEGSTDYGEETQQYWDHSDCCCQHQHSPQPESDAERTRADGAERDNVSEDVTRGGEAEESENVKEEAVKESDVAVMEEDVAPESCLSGSLDLHEHTERGGGQIDLGVEEEDLVGVLQELEITLKMTTAMEQEKMEDLSKSRDTETSGSTVRRRNRRRRAKKASL, from the exons ATGTATGAGGACCGACATCAACCTGCGCCGGtccgtctcctctcctctcaccgTAAACCCtactccaaaaaaaaacccccacCGATTTTACAACACAGCAAGACGAACAGCTCTCCCGTTGCTATGGCGATGTCAACATTTCAGAAGGTGACCCTAGCGACGTGTCTCTTGCTGTGCGTCGCTCTGCTGCTTCCCAAAATGCTGTTATCCCGGGGAAGGAAGGATGCTGCTGAGG GTTCAGGTCACCTCCCTCCCATGATGCACCGTCAGCTGGCTCCTGACGGTCGAGGACAAAAGGCGGCAGGCTCCGGTTTCTCCAGAGCTCATAACACCGAGGCCATCGCCAGGGCCAAGGGAGCAGGAACGGGGGCCGGAACCGGGGGCAAATCCAACCTGGCAGGACAGATCATCCCTGTGTACGGCTTCGGGATCTTACTCTACATCCTCTACATCCTGTTCAAG ATCACATCGAAGGGGAACAACAAACCGTGTGAGAGCAGATTTCCTTCAGTGCGCTCGGAGAACACGAAGAGAAAGATCA CTGACTTCGAGCTGGCTCAGCTTCAGGACAGACTTCAGGAAACCGAGCTGGTGATGGAGAATATCGTCTCCAACGTCCAGCATAGccctgacag GGTGAAGGGTGTCATGGCAGATCAGGAGGAGagcctcctgcagcagctgacaGAGATCACTCGGGTGATGCAGGAGGGAAAGATGGTAGATGACGTggcaccacagaagaagaaccaGGACGACTGGGAAG gCTCTACAGATTATGGCGAGGAGACTCAGCAGTACTGGGATCACTCCGACTGCTGCTGTCAGCATCAGCACAGTCCACAGCCGGAGAGCGACGCTGAGAGGACTCGAGCTGACGGAGCCGAGCGGGATAACGTCTCTGAGGACGTCAcacgaggaggagaggcagaagAGTCAGAGAATGTGAAGGAAGAAGCGGTGAAAGAATCCGATGTCGCCGTGATGGAGGAGGATGTGGCTCCAGAGAGTTGTTTAAGTGGAAGTTTAGATCTGCACGAACAcactgagagaggggggggtcaGATCGATCTGGGTGTCGAGGAGGAGGACCTGGTTGGAgtcctgcaggagctggagatcacCCTGAAGATGACGACTGCGATGGAGCAGGAGAAGATGGAGGACCTGAGCAAGTCGAGGGACACGGAAACGTCCGGCAGCACGGTCAGacggaggaacaggaggaggagagccaAGAAGGCCTCGCTCTGA